In Pseudomonas fluorescens, one genomic interval encodes:
- a CDS encoding aryl-sulfate sulfotransferase, with the protein MLPGKTALALLLSGAALSTSVFAAPSVYPTGVTRYDPNKAFNQYVIFSGADKQTHLIDMNGNEVKTWPQAGFPSAIIDPQLVGGERGHVLLQLSDKDPGKLGSAGNGLGNQSVGELDWNGKVVWQWGDKAPGGAAQQHHDQRRLSNGNTVVLANKVHKVKGFKVPEVIDDAIYEVSPDGQVKWQWLASEHLNEFGFTPEQLKLVRASDNPDYLHINNLSVVGPNKWFDAGDKRFNPDNLLLDSRNANFIAIIDKHSGKVVWRLGPNLPLINPKTAQKLPRPVDQFVGQHDAHIIPVGLPGAGNLLVFDNQGSAGYPNVTLGLISGSRVLEIDPQKNEIVWQYSAANSKQPGWAFYSSFISSARRLPNGNTLIDEGMNGRFFQVTAGGENVWEYVSPYLGKAPGSDAISNWVYRALPVSYDWVPKGTPRSETAVIAPTSAVQQTSASR; encoded by the coding sequence ATGTTGCCAGGCAAAACCGCTTTAGCGCTGTTGTTATCCGGCGCAGCGTTGAGTACCTCGGTGTTCGCCGCACCCAGCGTGTACCCGACCGGCGTCACCCGCTACGACCCGAACAAGGCGTTCAACCAATACGTGATTTTCAGTGGTGCCGACAAGCAGACGCACCTGATCGACATGAACGGCAACGAGGTGAAAACCTGGCCGCAGGCGGGGTTTCCGTCGGCGATCATCGACCCACAACTGGTCGGTGGCGAGCGCGGGCATGTGCTGTTGCAACTGAGCGACAAGGATCCGGGCAAGCTCGGCTCCGCCGGTAACGGCCTGGGCAATCAGAGCGTCGGCGAGCTGGACTGGAACGGCAAAGTGGTCTGGCAGTGGGGCGACAAGGCGCCCGGCGGCGCAGCGCAGCAACACCATGATCAGCGGCGCCTGAGCAACGGCAACACCGTGGTGCTGGCGAACAAGGTGCATAAGGTCAAAGGCTTCAAAGTCCCTGAGGTGATCGACGATGCAATCTATGAAGTCAGCCCCGACGGGCAGGTGAAATGGCAGTGGCTGGCCTCGGAACACCTCAACGAGTTCGGCTTCACCCCGGAGCAACTGAAACTGGTACGCGCCAGCGACAACCCGGATTACCTGCACATCAACAACCTGAGCGTGGTCGGGCCGAACAAGTGGTTCGATGCCGGGGACAAGCGCTTCAATCCAGACAACCTGTTGCTCGATTCACGCAACGCCAACTTCATCGCGATCATCGACAAACACAGCGGCAAAGTGGTCTGGCGCCTCGGCCCGAACCTGCCGCTGATCAACCCGAAAACCGCACAGAAACTGCCGCGTCCGGTGGATCAATTTGTCGGCCAGCACGACGCGCACATCATCCCTGTCGGGCTGCCCGGTGCGGGCAACCTGCTGGTGTTCGACAACCAGGGTTCGGCGGGGTATCCGAACGTCACCCTCGGGCTGATTTCCGGCTCGCGAGTGCTGGAAATCGACCCGCAGAAAAATGAAATCGTCTGGCAGTACAGCGCGGCGAATTCGAAGCAGCCGGGGTGGGCGTTCTATAGCTCGTTCATCAGCAGCGCGCGACGTTTGCCCAACGGCAATACGCTGATCGACGAAGGCATGAACGGGCGCTTTTTCCAGGTCACGGCCGGCGGCGAAAACGTCTGGGAATACGTCAGTCCTTATCTGGGTAAAGCACCGGGCAGCGACGCGATCAGCAACTGGGTCTATCGGGCGTTGCCCGTGAGTTACGACTGGGTGCCGAAGGGTACGCCGCGCTCCGAGACCGCCGTGATTGCCCCGACATCGGCAGTGCAGCAGACCAGTGCCAGTCGTTAG
- a CDS encoding TonB-dependent receptor, with protein MSPLNLASPLTPRRLKRLPLALLLAGSASWTHSYAADAETPPPAPAGKPAANSSQLETVTVTTRRREESSQDVPTPMSVVSGQTLETQRVYRIQDLQQLVPSVNVAYMHARQSSVSIRGLGNNPASDGLEGSVGLYIDNVYLGRPGMAVFDLMDIEQLEVLRGPQGTLFGKNTTAGVINISTRAPTFTPERSIETSFGEDGYFQTKGTISGPINDELAGRFSAYRTRSDGDIKNEYNGHDLNGGSRDGFRAQLLFKPNEDFNLRWIGDYNEEDSSAGTRVLYNTGPTINGVNLYQSRANAAGATLVNGSHRKVNLDNDQHVTVHQGGTSVEANWTLPSDFTLTSISSYRFWNFTPANDDGLNVAATYNAGVSVEDKQYSQEFRLASPKGEFFDYVVGAYYFGSDLDNKSFAYYGPQADIWNGTPRGALANVGSVGNGHIKTDSFALFAQGTWHLTERLDFTAGVRGTYEEKNAWVTRDAPVGGATVTGAAATARRGRTGAYDSGDLNQYSSSPSGLLNLSYRITDDLLGYATLSHGEKSGGVNLAVGSAPTAGADSLLIGTERANNAELGFKSTLWDRRLQLNANVFWTQVNAYQTNAYDDVNRVQYLTNAGSVRSRGVEIESTVIPLRGLTLNFNGSYNDVSYLSYKDAPCPPEVSQAPGAPASCDLSGHQVVGASKWIGNANGKYEWNLANGLQPYVTGSYAFRSKAVGTVEDSDYGQIPSYAVVNLSTGLRGDFNQGQWDVSLWLKNAFDKTYYTTLWTGGNGGYEGLLGTPRTLGVTGRYDF; from the coding sequence ATGAGTCCGTTGAACCTTGCGTCACCCTTAACGCCACGACGGCTCAAACGCCTGCCTCTGGCCCTGTTGCTGGCGGGGAGTGCCAGCTGGACTCACAGCTACGCCGCCGACGCCGAGACCCCGCCGCCAGCTCCCGCCGGTAAACCCGCGGCCAACAGCTCGCAGCTGGAAACCGTGACCGTTACCACCCGCCGTCGCGAGGAAAGTTCGCAAGATGTGCCGACGCCGATGAGCGTGGTCAGCGGCCAGACCCTGGAAACCCAGCGGGTCTACCGGATTCAGGATTTGCAGCAACTGGTGCCGAGCGTCAACGTCGCCTACATGCACGCGCGCCAGTCCAGCGTGTCGATTCGTGGCCTGGGCAACAACCCGGCCAGCGACGGCCTGGAAGGCAGCGTCGGTCTGTACATCGACAACGTGTATCTGGGCCGTCCGGGGATGGCGGTGTTTGACCTGATGGACATCGAACAGCTTGAAGTCCTGCGCGGGCCGCAGGGCACGCTGTTCGGCAAGAACACCACCGCCGGGGTGATCAACATCAGCACCCGCGCACCGACGTTCACTCCTGAACGCAGCATCGAAACCTCGTTCGGCGAGGACGGCTACTTCCAGACCAAGGGCACGATTTCCGGGCCGATCAACGATGAACTGGCCGGGCGCTTTTCGGCCTATCGCACCCGCAGCGACGGCGATATAAAGAACGAATACAACGGCCATGACCTGAACGGAGGCTCGCGCGATGGCTTCCGCGCGCAGTTGCTGTTCAAGCCCAACGAAGATTTCAATCTGCGCTGGATCGGCGATTACAACGAAGAGGACTCCAGCGCCGGCACCCGCGTGCTGTACAACACCGGGCCGACCATCAATGGCGTCAACCTCTATCAATCGCGGGCCAATGCGGCCGGTGCGACGCTGGTCAACGGCTCGCACCGCAAGGTCAATCTGGACAACGACCAGCACGTCACCGTGCATCAGGGTGGCACGTCGGTGGAGGCCAACTGGACGCTGCCGAGCGATTTCACCCTGACCTCGATCAGCTCGTATCGCTTCTGGAATTTCACCCCGGCCAACGACGACGGTCTCAACGTTGCGGCGACTTACAACGCCGGGGTTTCGGTCGAAGACAAACAGTACTCGCAGGAATTCCGCCTGGCCTCGCCCAAGGGCGAGTTCTTCGACTACGTGGTGGGCGCGTACTACTTCGGCTCGGATCTGGACAACAAATCCTTCGCCTATTACGGCCCGCAGGCCGACATCTGGAACGGCACGCCACGCGGTGCCCTGGCCAACGTCGGCAGCGTCGGCAACGGCCACATCAAGACCGACAGTTTCGCCCTGTTCGCCCAAGGCACCTGGCACCTCACTGAGCGCCTGGACTTCACCGCCGGGGTGCGTGGCACCTATGAAGAGAAGAACGCCTGGGTCACCCGCGATGCGCCGGTCGGTGGCGCCACTGTCACCGGTGCAGCGGCCACGGCACGCCGCGGACGCACTGGCGCCTACGATTCCGGCGATCTCAATCAGTACAGCTCAAGCCCCTCCGGGTTGCTTAACCTCAGCTATCGCATCACCGATGATCTGCTCGGTTACGCCACGCTGTCCCACGGCGAAAAATCCGGTGGGGTGAACCTTGCGGTGGGTTCGGCGCCAACCGCCGGCGCCGACTCGCTGCTGATTGGCACCGAGCGCGCCAACAACGCCGAACTCGGTTTCAAAAGCACCCTGTGGGATCGGCGTCTGCAACTCAACGCCAACGTTTTCTGGACTCAGGTCAACGCTTACCAGACCAACGCCTACGACGACGTCAACCGCGTGCAATACCTGACCAACGCCGGCTCGGTGCGCTCGCGCGGCGTCGAAATCGAAAGCACGGTGATCCCGTTGCGCGGCCTGACGCTGAACTTCAACGGCTCGTACAACGACGTCAGCTACCTCTCGTACAAAGATGCGCCATGCCCGCCGGAAGTCAGCCAGGCACCGGGCGCACCGGCGTCCTGCGACCTCAGCGGGCACCAGGTGGTCGGCGCGTCGAAATGGATCGGCAACGCCAACGGCAAATACGAATGGAATCTGGCCAACGGTCTGCAACCCTACGTCACCGGCAGCTACGCGTTCCGCTCCAAAGCGGTGGGCACGGTCGAAGATTCCGACTACGGGCAGATCCCGAGCTACGCGGTGGTCAACCTGTCCACCGGTCTGCGCGGCGATTTCAATCAGGGCCAGTGGGACGTTTCGCTGTGGCTGAAGAACGCCTTCGACAAGACCTACTACACGACCCTGTGGACCGGCGGCAACGGCGGTTATGAAGGCCTGCTCGGTACGCCGCGCACCCTCGGCGTTACCGGTCGCTACGACTTCTGA